Below is a window of Nicotiana tabacum cultivar K326 chromosome 19, ASM71507v2, whole genome shotgun sequence DNA.
gtggatttttgttttttggtgtgactgaaccccagagagaggctacctacgtatcctttcgaaatcaagtcgaacgtagttcgattcactttgttttgattttcttttcttcttcttttttttcattttattttctctttttttttcataaaacTTCCAGGATCCAAatagggtaatcaaagaaaagtaaccggctcaaaatagttgatagtgtttgggtagcgagaatgaaagcattcgtcatcccaatcagagaacatTAAAGATGCGTAaaagggtcaaacataatacctGTTGACCGTGTCTATATAGACAGTTGTCTCGGAGACATTTCCTTTGATATCTCCCAAATACAACGCTTCCTTTTGGCAGTAATCTTGTTACAATGTATGGATCTTTCCAATCTGTATAGACAGTTGACTCGGAGACATTTCCTTCGAACTTtctgggccgcactttcttgttgtaggcacgggtcattctttgttggtacaactgcccgtgaaaAACTGCGGCCATGCGTTTTTCATCAATCGTAGTCAATTGTTCCAAACCGgttcttgacccaatctttatcctcaatctcTGCTTCAATAATGATCCAAAGAGAGGAAATTTCTACTTCTTCCGATTTCATTTGGATCTTGGCTTAGGCCTAGTGTTCCACTTCTTTGCttattttctcacaagccttatcttcaacacattctgcttcttgattcattattttgagGTCTGACggcgttttaggatctgggcatgaagtccgcaagaatgtcatgttattaaaatctgcaataatagaactgaaaagagaatgagaaaggtgataagattaaaaaaagagacattcctagacaatgaaatattaatttcatttaattaattttttttgaattttaaagatagaagggttttaATCGCAAAGTAAGACAATAATGTAAAACAtccggattacaccctgaaataatttggacgcagaaaggatagcaagactggctacatAGTCTCCCGTTTGATGGGGGACTTTCAGGTTTAGCGAccgtttttttttttgcttttcttctgtctcggtaATGgatgcaatggccttcagtgccggatcaaattcctcatctgcACAGATCATTCTGACTACTGGCCCATTGGTGTGAACGGGCAaaggattgttcatcatattagagGCCTCTTCATCCCTAAGTATTATTGTCTTGACctcgatgaggtcttccactgctctCTTAAGAGTCCAACATTCTTCTGTATCATGCCACACTGAtctagagtggtattcacatctagcattagccCGGTGCGAGGGGGATCAGGGTTTAGCCGGTTCGGGGCTATTGGCTGCAATAGACCTAGCCTGACTAGCTTTAGAACAAgctcgagtatgattcaccaacaaGGGTGAAATGATTCCATCTCGGGgggttctttttttttcttttcttttttctctttttttttttggttgttttcgctctttgtttttctttgttattttctgtcactcttttctttttcactcaattttttttttcgatttattttttcactcaaattttttatggctatgatcgaatccgatggggtttgcctacgtatcatgacgccacatgaatcagatcttgcgtagttcaggcaaatcgagaataaagtaaaataaactaATTCTTTTTTTAATCATATACAAATAATCCCACAAAAGCtgctaacaaggaaaaatattagtttttttttgtttttttggaatttcttttttttggtcgaaagaaaacttctaaagatagatttgtttttatttttcttttctttctttttttggaatcttcgaaagaaatacttttttttaaaagaaagaaaatattttgaatttttttttgtaaatttaaaaagacaaaaaatatttttttggatttttttttttgaattttgggagaaagaccttttttaaaaaaaacataaggaagaaaatatttttggaattttggattTGACGtttcaaagaaagacttctaaagaaggaattaaagaaaaatatttttcttggatttttgaaaattgggggccggaaccgatgaggtttgcctacgtatctcacatccgatgaaaatcagacccgcgtagttcggtcagttttgtcACAACAGGAAAAATATGCTTTTGAAGATATTGACTCATTTggaaatgacttttttttttcaaaaactttcggcagagtttcgggacTTTTTCAAATACCAGAATTTTCAGAACCGGAAAAATTTCTCTTtcctacctcactcttgatttttcttttgattttctttccctaggCGATCAACaagcaagccgaaacaaataaatgcacaaatagcacgtaagatgcatcaggatggtcttttatttttggtacacctgtcctagacggacccaacctctgtgttgagtccccaaagtcaaatgcacgtgacgcaaataaagcgaacctactagggatatccggcatgaggtttgttCTTCCAGGTTTAAAAATCCTAAAGGAGATgttatctagacctggcttacccgggcggacaacccgagccgaggagcgtcaagcgtcaccagtagtagaacaacattggctagctaacggctctcccgccaAAATAtatgtgactaaatccttcaccagaagctggtaggctaacttgctttatctcaagacagaaattttgtgatgctggtaggcgaacacaacataactaactatcagaagactcagaagggtgcgagagaggatacaatttatatgtacagttcaacaatatcaaaacggtaaaaagtggacaagtaacatattaggcccaaataaatcacaatatatacaaaaattaataaagccaaataaagtcaatataCAAGGTCGAATTTTTgagagtccccagcagagtcgctagagctgtcacaccccttttctacccccaaAAAGATATTGTGTTTTATAGGTTGTGGGTTAAAggattttttcaattaaaatgacaaacttgagtagggattattttatttacagagtcgccacttggaattaatttttgggtgttccaagtcaccttttatttgaatctctaGTCAAAGGaatgtttgactctattattattggtctgcgaaaataaagttcggataagaaattctgttgaacgggaagaaggtgtaaggcattccccgagtctcatggttctagtacggtcgctttattgactacatttgacttatattatttttggataaactgtgttttattggttttcatgCTTTGCCTATGTCCGCTTTCATTGCTTGATTATTATTGAAGGACAAAATTACATTGTAAATaacattataattttattatgacTTTGCATTTAAGGTCAAGTTACACAAGCGTGCACTCGAATTTGGAATTACGTACCATGATTATGCCACAaaaaccgtacccatagtcacgataatttattattgGCCGCACCTAAAGCACACTACGTTATTCAAAGCTGTTGCATTATTTGCTTAAGTTTGGGATTATTGTGAGGCTTAAAGGTTACGGGGTAGAATTACAAAAAATGTAAGATTGATTATTAAAGATTACTAGAGGTATTAATTATGCCGGGTATAGGTCTGATAATATGACAAGAAAATAAATCCTACTTATTCATTCTACTTTATCTatacttaagaaaattaatgGAATAAAGTGAATGCTTGCTAAACTCCAACGTGATCTCTACCAAATCAAACAATAGCTCATTTGACTTTTCCAATTCATGATTAATACTCACACCCAACATAAAGCCATAGGAACCCTACTTGACAAGAGTAACTATTAAACAAGATATGCACTTAGTAAAAGATTGATTCAAAACACAGTAGCATTTGTCGTTGATGAAGCAGAGAGCAATAAACCACTCAGACTTTCATATTGATTCAACAGTTAAACACACCACATAATCACACCGATAATCCAAAACATGAAACTTTAATGAAAATACTGATAAGAGCATGGAAACGGACCTTGAATATGCAACGGTTTTCAAATATATTGATAAGAAAAAATCTCCTACTCGTACATAATCTCGTTCAAAGTGAAGTGATCCAGAAACAAAAACGAGACCTTCGTCGTCAACTCGTAACTAACTGTACGCCGGAACCTCGAACCAAGATCTCGTCGGGGACTTTTCCCGGACTGTTTTCACTCAGATTTTAGCGACCAAGAGTGGCTTTTTCCTGTTGGTTTTGTGATGTTTGCGAGCTGATTTTTAGAGGGAGAATCACTGCGTTTTTTGCGGCAGTTTTGAAGCTGAAAATTGATGTTAATAGAGGTAGATTTTGTAGCTGTTTTGCTGCATTTTTGGGCAGCTTTTGCTGTAATTTCGGGCTGCTTTTTGCTAGAATTCAGGGTGAGATTCGTTGCTATTTTTTGCTATGTTTTGGGGTAGTTTCAGTTGGTTTTTGTAGCTAAAAGTGTGCTGGATTTTGAGGTAGTTTAAGGCTGATTTTGAGGTGGGTGTTAATGGAGGTTTGGTGCGTTTTGTGCTGGGGAAGGAGGAGGTAAtccattttttttttccttttttatgtgTGTACATATAATAAGAAAAGATGAGAGGAGGAGTGTTGAAAATGAACCATGGGGCAAAGAATAGTGACACGTGAATAGTGTAGTAGGTGAGTGATGGGACAAGGGAATAGTAAAAGGGGAGTGAGATGTGATACGTTAATAGTGTAGTAGGTGGGTGATGGGACAAAGAAATAGTGTAGGGAAGGTAGGAAGTAATTTTATTAGATTTGGTCAGTGATTCAAATAAATTCTTCCGCCTTCTATGTAATAGACtttgttaaaaatattacatATTCTCTAATAAAGTCTACTAATAAAAATAGTATAAAagttaaaatatcaaaattaaacttaaaactatttaaatattaaaaaaaaaagtgatgaaaattttaaatatagtcaaaaattaggtgctccaATCTAGCATTTGTTATTTGCGCCAATTAGAGTAACAAGACATAGACATGATTTTTCCACTTGAAGGAGCATGTCGTGAAGCAGTTTTCAGGTATTTATCTAATATCTCATCCACATTATGAGATTTTAAGTactatgcatgatttagtaatgACAATCATTAATCCATGCTACTAACTCAATCAATTGTtcatttaaggtcaaattggccACTAATAGCTTCACATTATTTCTACCCCTGAATTTTATGAGTCTCACCATTCAAACATTGACCTACGctataaaaaaatttaactttaatAGTAGGGAGCAAAGAACTTATCTTGAACGTTGTTCTCAAAaatgatttttgaatttttgaaaagtccTTTGAATTCTTGctgaaaacctagaatttttagaaATTCTAGGTGTTAAACAATGTTAATCTAAAGTTTCAACTTAAATCTAAGGTAGGAATCTTACCTTGGATGGATTAGTGATACCCTAAATCGTTCTTTCTCTCAAAAACCGCTCTACAATGTTGTAGAAATAAAGTGCGTTTCTCTATCCTCAAAGTGCCTTTAATATCTGACGAATTTTTGGGCATGGGGAACTGTTGTGCGTCGCACAACCATAGCGCCAGGCAAAATCTGAGACGTTTCCAAGATTCTGTGCACTGCACAGCTGTGGCACAGCAACACTGGAATTTTCTGTGTTTTTACAATGCTATGCTTGTGCGACGCACATGGCCTGTTCAATTATGTAACGTTTTATTCTGTGTGTTTTGAGTACTTTTAAGCCATCACATTGCTTATAGTAAGTCCCGTATCACTTCAAACATCTGGTAACATCATCTAATCACTCAGTTAACTTTAAACAAGCTTTGAATTAGCTAAAACAATCCCCAGAGGATAGCTTATTTTGAGCCTTCCTAAATGGGATGGTGTAACTGATATCAATTTGTGCTAGTCATGGAAATCACCATAAACTGTTCTTTGCTTTAAGGAGTTTAATGGAGTTATCAGTTATGTATTTTAATTGTGGCTTTTGAAGATTTTTCCATGATTTGGGGAAATGGAGGATGTGGGGCTTTTGGGGAAGGTATTATTAGGggagaaaaaagagaggaaaagtgGAAAGTGGTGGTGTTCGCCGGTAATGATACAtagcacaaagaacaaaagaaagcATCCCCACAGAGAACTCAAAAATTACAACTTTTTCAAAACCCTCACCTATACAGAATGAAATATGACAAGGATCTAAGAAGATCGTCAGAGTCAGGATGCCCAACTTGCTAGATGCTCAATTATGTGTTAGCACATGGCAGTTGTAATGGTGGGGACGGTGGGAGTTCTTAATACAAGTTAACGGCCCAATATGATtaattttaacttttatataATTTCCGGTATAAAAGAATTTATTTAATCAtcagtaataataataacttacAAAATAAGATGGTAATTTACTAAAAAGGACTAAAATGCACTGATAATAAAATTATCTTACGTTGCCACAGTGCATTAGTCAAATCTAAAAAGTAATGTCATTCATTGCAGCACATGTTGCTCTTTCCAAAATGCCCCTTTCAAAATGCCCCTATTCAAGATTTTTTCCCACAGTTAACCACTTCttgattttaaaaatacttttcaaaaaaatatttaaaaacaatttgtgtttggctaattaatttaaaaaatacttttgagcagtaattagtgtttgaccaagcttttaaaaactgtttctaagtatatttttctcaaaattacgTTTTAAAAAAAgtgcttggccaaacacttcaatttttttgaaaaaaatacttaaCCAAAAAAAGCATTTTGTCCCAAAaaaaaagtttggtcaaacaggCTATACAATTCACAATCCATTATACTAGATACTCCCAAGTATGGagtatacaaaaaataaaatacaagaagATGACAAAAGGCCTTTGTTTCTTTCTAGCATTTTGAGAAACCAGGCCACTTCCCCCATTCACTAACATGGAGAGAACCTTTAAAAATGTCAACTTCCCACTACAGAAAAGGTTCACACTCACCAAATCAAACCTAAAAAATGAGAATCAAGATAGGGTATACAAATGAAAGAGAAAGATAAAGCATTAGACTATACTATAATTTACAGGGTGGGATTTTAAACTTCATGGGCAATTGGGGTTTCTACCAGGACCTCCATAGTAAAAGTAATGACCCCAATCATCATTATCTCCTGTTTGAACATCATAGCAATTCGATTGGTCAGTAAAGGAGCCAAGACTTTTGGGAGACTTGAGATTGTTGGAGCTATCAACCACTTGAATGTTCCTGAAATAACTTGACTTGCCAAAAccttcttcagggaaatgaccaCTGCCCATTTGTGTTGCAGTATGTTGACCATCTGGTTCTGAATTCACCACCTCCCCACCCCATTCAATCATTGAAGCACTGTCTGCTAAGTAGGAGAACAAGAATGATGGCCAATACCCTAAGACATAATCATTCCCAAACTGCATCCACCAATGCCCTTCTTTTGTATCCTACAAACAGATATTCCAGATATAAAATGGCTTTACAGACAAACAACAACAAGCCCAGTAAtttctcacaagtggggtctggggagggtatgATGTACGCAGCCATACCCATACCCTGGAAGGGCACAGAGGTTGTTTCCTATAGACACTCGGCTGGAGAACGgatgaaaaaaaaaaaggcttTACAGACAAAATCAAAatatagcaaaagaaaactatGGAGTTATTAATGGTGCTTTAACAACTTGGTGCAGCACAATGCAATTGTGACAATAATTCACAACTGACAAAGCCCTGTTTAGacaatatttggttgaagttgaCAAAACGAGTGCCTGAAGTTGATGTTGAAAATACGTATTTGGAAGTCAAGTTGTATTTCACTTTGATAAAAGGTTTGAGATTTTGTGAGTGAgaacctaatatttcacttgaaaTACTCCTCAAGCAAGACAGAATtgtaaaacaactaatttgcaaCTAATTCAACATTTGCAAATAGTGTATATCCCAACGCGCCTATGAAGAGTCCCTTCAACAGTTACTGAGAAAAAAGAAGTGAGTTTAGTTTTCTAAACAAAAAGACTCCTTTCTATCAAacagttattttaaataaatttatcAGCCACTTTTACCACATAACGATCATATGAATCTTTATAGCATCATTTTTGAGTTATTATTCACTTTATTTGATGTGCTAGCTGCTGCAGCCACAACTTGGCAATGGGCAAAAAGGGCATAGAAGTCTGAAAGTGGATTTACCTTCCAGATAAGAATACTTATATCATATTGGGAATTTCTTAAGGCAGAAACAGGTGAGATGCTAGCTCCCATAGCTATTTCACTGTTGATTTGAATGAAACCCGAGCAGAGGAGGTTGTAGCAGCCAGTGGCTTGATATGCATCACTCTGCAAATAGTTATAACAAGGCATTCAAAAATTAGCAGCAGCACTGTGCTGAAAAGGCCAAACTAATTTCAAAAAGAAGCAGAGCATCAGTAATTTGTTAAGAATCTTACAGTCCAGTAAGTGAACAGTCTCGTGTTATTGTCACCATAGAGGTTCGGGCTAACCTGAGATTATGCGCATACTTCTATTAGACTCATAATTAGGCATACTATTTTACAGCATTAGTACTTCAATTTTGTTATTATCTACTACAGCTCAACCTGTATCAAAGCAAAAGTACCTGCCAACCTGCTTCAATGCTGTTCAAATCTTGACCAAAAGAACCACCAAGTAACCAAATCTGAGACAAGCTGAACTCATTTGACTGCTGTATTTTAGGTTCCCAAACATTAATAGTTGCCTTTGCTCCATAATACTTGTCACCTTCAACATAAGCTATTGCATGCTGATCATCCATAAAACTCAATCAGAATTAACAAAGTCCAAAAAACATGTGTGCATAGAAAAAGTAATCATGGATTCATATATTTGTCAGTCCTTTATTATATTGCTCGGATCCTTCAAAATGCTGCTGCAACCCtgttggatcctccaaaaatgaGTAACTTTTGGAGAATCCGACAAACCACGCGGCATTTTTTAAGGATACGAGCAATGCATGTCCTTTATGATGGTAAAACTATGCACCTGGTGGCCGCTTTGATTGATGAAGTCAGGATCTGTGGACCTGGGCTTAGGAATGTTCCTATGCTTCTTCTTTCCATATCTTTTCACTGAACTCGCCCTTAAAACATCCTCTTTCTTTGTTCTCCTTACTGGAATCGCGTCTTCGGGACATCTTCCATTCATATGCCACAACTGAGTTAATGGTTTTGTTCTTTCTTTAGACCTGGCGGACATCTTATTCTCGTCGTAAAGCCCTTCTGGATGATAGCTAGGCCTCATCTGAGCATTGCAAAAATACCCATTAAACTATTATCAACTATTTTCAAGTAGCAAATAAAGTTACAGAAGAATTCTGAAAAATACTGGtccttttcgtttttcttttaaGAGTAAGAAATAGGAACCTGGATTTTGTGATCTTTGAGGAATGGGTGGTCAAAAGCTGGCTGGTGAGAGATGTGGACACAGTCAATGATATCTCCATCTGGGCTCTGTCCAATCATTACATTCACAACATCAATATTCTATATTAATGTAATGATTTTTTTCCACCCTGAATGATTTTTTTCCACCCTGAATCAAATATACTCCATTAAACAAAGGAAAGTGCTCTATTTAAGAATCTGGATTAAGTAATCTCAATTGCATCCAATAATAAAGGACTAAGATTTGAAAATTAAACAGAAGGGAACAAACGAGTTTTAGCAAATTTcctcttcccccccccccccacacacacacagagacacACGCTCACAGAGGCCAGCATTCCCAAAAGAGGGGGTGgggataagaaagaaaaagagtaaagaaaataagaaagacaacatAAAACAAATTattagctgagaaaataaggtacaaaactgaaagaaaaaaggaaaaacaacacTCAGAACAATAATACGGAGTACTATTCGTCTTTTACTGGTGCACATTACTTTTCTCTAGctatgaaatataactcaaatcTCAAAGCCAAACTAGAAGAAGAAATTGTTTTTCCTAAACAAGATAACAGTGAGCTTTTCAAATTAGCAAATGTAAGGATTTACCTGAATGCTTTTAATGGGAGGTTTATTGAGCCTTTTCAAGTGCTTCTCTACCTCAAGTTTCTGTCTGGCGACTGATGATAGTCTACCGGCGCAAGATAGCGAGATTAGAGAACCCCAGAAATAAAGCAAGAACAAAGTTACTCTAACTGCTCCTCTCCTCCTTCTCCGACAGCTGCTAAAATGCACAGCAGTTGCCATTGTTTAGAAAAAAACAATTCAACCAACGAAACAAGCAAGATGCCCAAGTGAAGAAATGTGCTAAACTGAGCAGTTTAGAGTTCAAAGTCGTTCCGCCATAACCCACAAATCAGCAGAGAGAGAGAGGCAAGAATCTACCTAAACTACACCCCAACACGCGGTTTATCCTACGCACCCTTCCCTTTCGACTTTATCCTCAAAGAACCGCTCTCAAGTCAAGTGTCTAGGACAGTGAGAGTGAATGAGATTTGAcgttttcttctctctctttacTTTATCGAAAACTCCAATAAAAATGCAGTGTGGCGGGACTgtctatttttgtttttatatgcTAATTTATCGCTCAAATATTATATTTCCTCTCTTTCAATTTATGTTACACTTTTTTTAATTAGtcccaaaaattatatttttttatttaaaaataagttATCTTTAAAATAGAGATTTatgatttgaattttttttttcttcttaaatttcatgtccaatCAAACACCGTCACATAAAAGACGGAGGGAGTATTGCTATTAACTCTTCCCATATTTATATCTTTTTATCAGTTAAAATAATCCAATTACTCTTTCTCTCCCGATTTATATGAcagtattttattaaaaataaatatatttaaaatttgtTGTCCTGAACACGTTATAAAAAATTTTgtaacaataaattaagtaatatattaatgataaaataaaattttaaatttaattattactaaatataaaaatattagttTATTTTTTGGATCGACTAAAAAAAGTTTTATTAACATTTAACATAGAGAAGGTCTGCAAGTATGGAAAGATGTGAGGAAGAAAATGGAACTTTAAATGCTTTATTCTATTACTCCTATTATTTATAGGATGGATTTGTTAATTCAAGCATTTTCATTTGATATTCAATCAAACACCTACGAAAGAAATTTTGCTTATGCACGACACTAAAAAATAGAACTATTGAAAGAAAGTAAGGGAAAGATTAAAAAAGTTAGTTTCATAAAACAATAGTTAACATCAAAAttctaaaacaaaaaaaaattaaattagtcATGAAAATCATATGAAGTACTAATACTATTAGAAAGTGTCAAATATTTAAAATGTCTTACGATATGTATTAGATACGAGAGAATATTATCAGATCAATTTAGTTCTTGCATTTTTTTTCCCTTCCTCACTGCTCTGAATAGGAGAATTAAAAAAGAGACAAACATACAAAGGAGAAGGAAATGAAGAGGAGAGAAAGCACAAAAAGATTCACAGTATGGTATTCCCTTTTTGCCATTTTTCTTTAAAAGTATTTAACCGTTATCATTTTGAAATTTGCCCCTCCGTTCACTTGTTTCAAGATTTGATGGAATCTTTTTTCCCCTCTTTttaccttttccttttctttattacTTATTTGAGCGAAGCAGAGAGAATCTAATATTAGATTTTCTGGTCCTTCTTATATAGATGTATAGTCTGTTTGGCCGAGCTTTTGTTTtttgccaaaaatatttttttttgtcaaaagtatttttggccaaaaattaaagtgtttggtcaaacttttaaaagaaaaaataatatttttgaggagaagaagaagcagatttTGAGAACAGAAAAATGTAGCTTCtatccaaaagtatttttttgagaatcacttttgaaaaaaatacacttagaaacagttttcaaaagtttggtcaaacactaattactactctcaaaagtatttttcaaattaattagtcaaacacaaactgattctcaccaaaagtatttttttgaaaagcacttttaaaaaaaatacttttcaaaataagcaaactttagaagtttggccaaacgggctattagtGTTAGGCTTTTGTATAACTGTACCAACTATCAAAAttcaaaacatgaagaaaaaaaaacggaTTGAATCACAAAGATTTATTCATTTGTATGGACGAAAATTGGAAAAGGAGCGGATGGATCatttaaaatggaagaatcaaTATTTTTCAGTTGTGGTAAAAATCTAATTTCTTTTtaggaatattttttttaaactaaacttcattaaatttttttttttttttttttggtttttcgtAAAATTGAGAAACTACTTAAGATGTGAACGTTAAAAAGCTTTTTACTCATGGTGTTTGGTTGAACTCTTTTTcggaaaatttttgaaaaaaatctgaaaactatattaactattttttaaaacaaccccACCGGTGGCCAGTGGGTAACGTTTGGGCTGGTAAAACTTTGAACATTTATAAGTAATA
It encodes the following:
- the LOC107782329 gene encoding protein neprosin isoform X2 produces the protein MIGQSPDGDIIDCVHISHQPAFDHPFLKDHKIQMRPSYHPEGLYDENKMSARSKERTKPLTQLWHMNGRCPEDAIPVRRTKKEDVLRASSVKRYGKKKHRNIPKPRSTDPDFINQSGHQHAIAYVEGDKYYGAKATINVWEPKIQQSNEFSLSQIWLLGGSFGQDLNSIEAGWQVSPNLYGDNNTRLFTYWTSDAYQATGCYNLLCSGFIQINSEIAMGASISPVSALRNSQYDISILIWKDTKEGHWWMQFGNDYVLGYWPSFLFSYLADSASMIEWGGEVVNSEPDGQHTATQMGSGHFPEEGFGKSSYFRNIQVVDSSNNLKSPKSLGSFTDQSNCYDVQTGDNDDWGHYFYYGGPGRNPNCP
- the LOC107782329 gene encoding protein neprosin isoform X1, which codes for MATAVHFSSCRRRRRGAVRVTLFLLYFWGSLISLSCAGRLSSVARQKLEVEKHLKRLNKPPIKSIQSPDGDIIDCVHISHQPAFDHPFLKDHKIQMRPSYHPEGLYDENKMSARSKERTKPLTQLWHMNGRCPEDAIPVRRTKKEDVLRASSVKRYGKKKHRNIPKPRSTDPDFINQSGHQHAIAYVEGDKYYGAKATINVWEPKIQQSNEFSLSQIWLLGGSFGQDLNSIEAGWQVSPNLYGDNNTRLFTYWTSDAYQATGCYNLLCSGFIQINSEIAMGASISPVSALRNSQYDISILIWKDTKEGHWWMQFGNDYVLGYWPSFLFSYLADSASMIEWGGEVVNSEPDGQHTATQMGSGHFPEEGFGKSSYFRNIQVVDSSNNLKSPKSLGSFTDQSNCYDVQTGDNDDWGHYFYYGGPGRNPNCP